One genomic segment of Sanyastnella coralliicola includes these proteins:
- a CDS encoding biotin--[acetyl-CoA-carboxylase] ligase, whose translation MNTLFVGQQVIRLRVVDSTNNYAAKMVKMPKWIEGTAIVADYQTSGKGRNGNVWRGSAGDNLFVSFLFKPTHIPLQHSFLLSMAAALAVQHTVKELLNTDDVAVKWPNDVFVNERKISGILIENQVRGGQISSAIVGIGINVNELEFEGLRATSLNAETGSSFDREDVLQSLCRHLEAQYLLLRSKPMQILENYQVGLYGKDDARNYIFPDGEDQGVLQRVAIDGSATFVRNSGKHSYTIDHVKWCWED comes from the coding sequence ATGAACACCCTATTCGTCGGCCAACAAGTCATTCGTTTGCGTGTTGTTGATAGTACCAACAACTATGCTGCCAAGATGGTCAAGATGCCAAAATGGATAGAAGGAACGGCCATTGTGGCAGACTATCAGACATCCGGCAAGGGTCGAAATGGCAACGTGTGGCGTGGCAGTGCCGGAGACAACCTTTTTGTCAGTTTCCTTTTCAAACCAACGCACATCCCGCTTCAGCATTCATTCCTGTTGAGCATGGCAGCTGCTCTGGCAGTTCAACACACCGTCAAGGAACTCTTGAACACTGACGATGTCGCCGTAAAATGGCCCAATGATGTTTTTGTCAATGAACGCAAGATCTCTGGAATTCTTATCGAGAATCAAGTGCGCGGCGGACAAATTTCTTCCGCTATTGTCGGTATCGGAATCAATGTCAATGAATTGGAGTTTGAGGGGCTTCGGGCTACTTCGCTGAACGCGGAAACGGGCAGCTCTTTTGATCGAGAGGACGTCCTCCAGAGTCTATGTCGCCACCTAGAAGCCCAGTACCTATTGCTACGCTCGAAGCCAATGCAAATTCTCGAGAATTATCAAGTGGGTTTGTACGGTAAAGATGACGCAAGAAACTACATCTTCCCTGATGGTGAAGACCAAGGGGTGCTGCAACGTGTAGCCATTGACGGCTCAGCTACATTCGTCCGAAACTCGGGAAAACACAGTTATACGATTGACCACGTGAAGTGGTGTTGGGAAGACTAG
- a CDS encoding SRPBCC family protein: protein MAVIESKKVELTSSPQEVFDFVQDLTNLKELLPQDKISDWSGEVDRCSFKVAGAYTIGLKKASVEAPNRIVLESEAPSPVKFDLDIAIAETETGTKAGMVSNLDVNPFMKMMVEKPLRNLFDYIADRLQEKFN, encoded by the coding sequence ATGGCAGTGATTGAAAGCAAGAAGGTAGAACTCACGAGCTCTCCGCAAGAGGTATTTGATTTTGTTCAAGACCTAACGAATCTCAAAGAGCTACTTCCTCAAGACAAGATTTCTGACTGGAGTGGTGAGGTTGATCGCTGTTCATTTAAGGTAGCTGGTGCGTACACGATCGGCCTGAAGAAGGCTTCTGTTGAGGCACCTAACCGCATTGTACTAGAGTCTGAAGCTCCTTCTCCTGTGAAGTTTGATCTTGATATCGCTATCGCGGAAACGGAAACAGGCACAAAAGCAGGGATGGTGAGTAACTTGGATGTGAACCCATTCATGAAAATGATGGTAGAGAAGCCACTTCGGAACCTGTTTGATTACATCGCTGATCGCCTTCAGGAGAAGTTCAACTAG
- the pyrE gene encoding orotate phosphoribosyltransferase, protein MNVQEESGLKVAEFLLQIKAIELSPNAPFSWASGWKSPIYCDNRKTLSFPAVRTYIRQEFVNTINEQFGKPDVIVGVATGGIAVGALVAQDLGLPFAYVRSSSKGHGLQNRIEGVVESGQNIVVIEDLVSTGGSSLSAVEALREADLNVKGMVAIFTYGFDVARKNFEEANVTLHTLTDYETLIKQALNSEYINEKQVDLLRQWRENPSEWGK, encoded by the coding sequence ATGAACGTACAAGAGGAGTCCGGACTAAAGGTAGCAGAATTTCTGCTTCAGATTAAGGCGATAGAATTAAGTCCTAATGCTCCTTTCTCGTGGGCATCAGGTTGGAAGTCGCCAATTTACTGTGACAACCGCAAGACATTGTCGTTTCCGGCAGTGAGAACATACATCCGTCAGGAGTTTGTGAATACCATTAATGAACAGTTTGGGAAACCAGACGTGATTGTGGGTGTAGCAACTGGTGGAATTGCTGTTGGTGCATTGGTAGCGCAAGATTTGGGTCTACCATTCGCCTATGTGCGTTCTTCTTCAAAAGGACACGGACTTCAGAACCGGATTGAAGGGGTTGTGGAAAGTGGCCAGAACATCGTAGTTATTGAAGACCTCGTTTCTACAGGCGGAAGCAGTTTGTCTGCTGTAGAGGCGTTGCGTGAAGCTGATCTCAACGTGAAAGGCATGGTAGCCATCTTCACTTACGGATTTGATGTAGCACGCAAGAATTTCGAGGAGGCCAACGTTACCCTACACACGTTGACAGACTACGAGACCTTGATCAAGCAAGCCTTGAACTCTGAATACATCAATGAAAAGCAGGTTGATTTGTTGCGCCAGTGGCGTGAGAATCCATCTGAGTGGGGTAAATAA
- a CDS encoding NUDIX hydrolase, giving the protein MELKGGELHFHCSENEDIIQLISLLEDNPQVKSVHAYNNEPDVLFSTLKSHFSVVEAAGGLVQNKDGAYLFIFRRGKWDLPKGKIDKGESQEDAAVREVSEECGIPLPDLQEQLQTTYHTYEHKGKKVLKPTYWYRMYSSFEGELVPQTEEDITEVKWVAVDGLDEILANTFPNIRELIEHHILDK; this is encoded by the coding sequence GTGGAATTAAAAGGGGGGGAACTTCATTTTCATTGTTCTGAAAATGAAGACATTATCCAACTCATTTCGCTTCTAGAAGACAATCCACAGGTCAAAAGTGTTCACGCTTACAACAACGAACCTGACGTTCTTTTTTCAACATTGAAGTCACATTTTTCAGTAGTCGAGGCTGCTGGGGGCTTGGTACAGAACAAAGACGGAGCTTATCTCTTCATTTTCCGACGCGGGAAATGGGATCTACCCAAGGGCAAAATCGATAAGGGAGAGTCACAAGAAGACGCTGCAGTGCGAGAGGTATCCGAAGAATGTGGTATTCCATTGCCAGATCTTCAAGAGCAATTGCAGACCACTTATCATACTTACGAGCACAAAGGCAAGAAGGTCTTGAAGCCAACCTACTGGTACCGAATGTACTCTAGCTTTGAGGGAGAATTAGTTCCTCAAACAGAAGAAGACATTACCGAAGTGAAATGGGTTGCCGTGGATGGATTAGATGAAATTTTAGCCAATACCTTCCCGAACATTCGAGAATTAATCGAGCATCACATTCTCGATAAGTAA
- a CDS encoding TlpA family protein disulfide reductase: protein MLRSLYLLLFTLLLLDLQGASTSILIQLPELAGKECYLVQYDDQLSRAWDVLEQETIEESGEVKFSVDLEEAQWMAFYCGPFLTEFFVEPEVDLLVDLTVPKEGRARTFAANAFGISFPRTNYTHLNQTMIKVQQDIDALFASSSLDLAKFFGRGSSAYKKANREELEMTNMVTEEDSISRKSSLDSLAIRFEALELEWSNKPLNDYSRRAVHSVFGQVALTFGDDPVYVQEEYLPENINLNNPEEVLLLEQLTEMLLLHNDAARAASNRTVVLGEVEQLIEVFATTFTDGDQVLAQLMTLATVKRLWFEDDEARYGCTIVLNQLAESEVGEIATSMKGELTRGTRRAEQFLPDVTLVDHKGDRVELSSFSGEFVYLSVVQTGSLTCQRELMVMERLERTYGRSIHFVTLVMDETSKELTNYLASARDQEWTFLLGGGNPKLKHELRLRTIPTFYLIGPDGRLINDYTKSPSEGIEDVFRRL from the coding sequence ATGTTACGCAGTTTATACCTTCTTCTATTCACGTTACTGCTCCTTGATCTACAAGGGGCATCGACTTCTATACTTATTCAACTTCCTGAACTAGCCGGTAAAGAATGTTACTTGGTTCAGTACGACGATCAACTAAGTCGAGCATGGGATGTATTGGAGCAGGAAACCATTGAGGAATCAGGAGAGGTCAAGTTCTCGGTAGATCTTGAGGAGGCACAATGGATGGCCTTTTACTGTGGTCCATTTCTCACCGAGTTCTTCGTTGAACCGGAAGTAGATCTGTTGGTAGATCTCACGGTGCCAAAAGAAGGAAGAGCTCGAACCTTCGCTGCGAATGCGTTCGGAATTTCATTCCCACGAACGAATTACACGCATCTGAATCAAACCATGATTAAGGTGCAACAAGATATCGATGCCCTCTTTGCATCATCTTCCTTAGATCTTGCGAAGTTTTTTGGACGTGGTTCATCAGCCTACAAAAAGGCCAATCGCGAAGAATTGGAAATGACCAACATGGTGACGGAAGAAGACAGTATCAGCCGTAAATCTTCCCTTGATAGTTTGGCCATTCGATTTGAAGCCTTGGAGCTGGAGTGGTCCAACAAACCTTTGAATGATTATTCGAGACGTGCTGTGCATTCAGTATTCGGTCAAGTGGCCTTGACATTTGGAGACGATCCGGTCTACGTGCAAGAAGAGTATCTGCCTGAGAACATCAATTTGAATAATCCAGAAGAGGTCTTGCTTCTTGAGCAATTGACTGAGATGCTTCTGTTGCACAATGACGCCGCACGCGCTGCATCGAATCGCACCGTCGTTTTAGGTGAAGTAGAGCAACTCATTGAAGTTTTCGCCACTACGTTCACTGATGGAGACCAAGTACTCGCTCAGCTAATGACCTTGGCTACGGTAAAGCGATTGTGGTTTGAAGACGATGAAGCACGCTATGGATGTACGATTGTGTTGAATCAACTGGCAGAGTCAGAAGTAGGAGAGATAGCGACCTCAATGAAAGGTGAATTGACCCGAGGTACACGCCGCGCCGAGCAATTCCTTCCTGATGTGACCTTGGTTGACCACAAAGGAGATCGTGTGGAGCTCTCTTCGTTTTCAGGAGAGTTTGTTTACCTAAGTGTCGTACAAACAGGCAGTCTCACTTGCCAGCGCGAATTGATGGTTATGGAGCGTTTAGAACGTACCTATGGTCGTTCGATTCACTTTGTTACCCTCGTGATGGATGAGACTTCGAAAGAACTAACCAATTACCTCGCGTCAGCCCGAGATCAAGAATGGACTTTCCTGTTGGGAGGAGGGAACCCAAAGTTGAAGCATGAGTTGCGTTTGCGCACCATTCCAACGTTTTATTTGATTGGGCCTGATGGACGATTGATCAATGACTACACGAAATCCCCTTCTGAAGGGATTGAAGACGTGTTCCGTCGTCTGTAG
- the coaD gene encoding pantetheine-phosphate adenylyltransferase, with product MKRAVFPGSFDPITRGHENIVRRAASIFDEIIVAIGSNSSKKSMFSLEQRKQWLEEVFNDIDNVKVDAYDGMTMDYCKKVDAGFMLRGVRNGSDFEYERTIAQMTKFMAPHLETVILFTDPELSAINSTVVREILRNNGDVTQFIPSSIHVTAP from the coding sequence ATGAAAAGAGCAGTATTCCCAGGATCGTTTGACCCAATCACCCGAGGACACGAGAACATCGTTCGCCGTGCGGCCTCCATCTTTGATGAGATCATTGTCGCTATCGGTTCCAATTCTTCCAAGAAAAGCATGTTTTCTTTAGAGCAACGCAAGCAGTGGTTGGAAGAGGTGTTCAACGACATCGACAATGTCAAGGTAGACGCCTACGACGGGATGACGATGGACTACTGTAAGAAAGTAGACGCAGGCTTTATGCTCCGAGGTGTTCGTAATGGAAGTGACTTCGAATACGAACGCACCATTGCACAGATGACGAAATTCATGGCACCACATTTGGAGACGGTGATTCTGTTCACGGATCCAGAGCTGTCGGCAATAAATTCAACAGTTGTACGTGAGATTTTGAGAAACAATGGTGATGTTACGCAGTTTATACCTTCTTCTATTCACGTTACTGCTCCTTGA
- the rsmD gene encoding 16S rRNA (guanine(966)-N(2))-methyltransferase RsmD has product MRIIGGRLKGRKISTSSKFKGRPTTDFGRESLFNILRNRVDLTEMHVLDLFSGTGAMSLEAASHGALSVTSVEMNRPSAMSIRKNMNDLGIENGMVVTGDVFKFIKKAPRQYDLIIADPPFALELLPKLPEFIQKTNLLAPDGLFVLEHGPEHHFDEAEGFEEERRYGHVHFSFFTFEEE; this is encoded by the coding sequence ATGCGTATCATAGGCGGACGACTCAAAGGTCGTAAGATCAGCACCTCTTCAAAGTTTAAAGGAAGACCTACGACTGACTTTGGTCGCGAAAGCCTCTTCAACATTCTTCGAAATCGAGTTGATTTGACGGAGATGCATGTGCTTGATTTATTTTCAGGAACAGGAGCGATGTCTCTCGAAGCTGCTAGTCATGGTGCCTTGAGTGTCACTAGCGTGGAAATGAATCGTCCTTCAGCGATGAGTATCCGTAAAAACATGAACGACTTGGGGATTGAAAACGGAATGGTGGTCACAGGAGATGTTTTCAAGTTCATCAAGAAAGCACCTCGTCAATACGACCTGATCATTGCAGATCCGCCTTTCGCTTTGGAGCTATTGCCGAAGCTTCCTGAGTTCATTCAGAAAACGAATCTACTCGCGCCAGATGGGCTGTTTGTCTTAGAGCACGGCCCTGAACATCACTTTGATGAGGCAGAAGGTTTTGAAGAGGAACGCAGGTATGGACATGTCCATTTCAGTTTTTTTACCTTCGAAGAAGAATGA
- a CDS encoding DUF3822 family protein — protein sequence MVTGSNLTFLLTDDSLLESNAADYHLSLLVDRDGFTYAITRKSDSYILEVGDQRFDRESKDDQLGDFLSQWDKNKWNFSAVSLALRAIPSTLVPKGLYDSARAKEIIQLTSPEKPDRIESHQLGALDAMMVSNFPSAVVEAVNRTFPEVQVYPNLLLNLTSVMAKNRFERPLQLYIDMSESFMELIVAGHKQLLMANYFDIATAEDALYHISNSIKTLSIESEEIQLYLAGDIELTSDTYKLFKKYFPKLQMNFGFDMPKVAGGLSSLRKQRFMSLLNQYPCVS from the coding sequence ATGGTAACTGGAAGTAATCTCACATTTCTTCTTACTGACGATAGCCTGCTTGAATCAAATGCAGCTGACTATCATTTAAGCTTACTTGTTGATCGAGATGGATTTACCTACGCCATTACGCGTAAGTCTGATTCGTACATCCTCGAAGTTGGTGACCAACGTTTCGATCGTGAATCGAAAGATGACCAGTTAGGGGACTTCCTCTCACAATGGGATAAGAACAAATGGAACTTTAGTGCAGTTTCCTTAGCTCTGCGCGCCATCCCATCAACCCTTGTTCCCAAGGGACTATACGATTCCGCGCGAGCGAAAGAAATCATACAGCTGACAAGTCCAGAAAAACCAGACCGCATCGAAAGTCACCAACTAGGTGCCTTGGATGCGATGATGGTGAGCAATTTTCCATCAGCTGTAGTAGAGGCGGTGAACCGGACCTTTCCAGAGGTGCAGGTGTATCCAAACCTGTTGTTGAACCTCACTTCGGTGATGGCAAAGAACCGCTTTGAACGTCCATTGCAGCTCTACATAGACATGTCTGAGTCCTTCATGGAATTGATCGTTGCCGGACATAAGCAATTGTTGATGGCCAATTACTTTGACATCGCTACCGCGGAAGACGCCTTGTATCACATCTCAAATAGCATCAAGACGCTGTCAATCGAATCAGAAGAGATTCAGCTTTACCTCGCTGGTGATATTGAACTAACGAGCGATACATACAAGCTCTTCAAAAAGTACTTTCCGAAACTGCAGATGAACTTTGGCTTTGATATGCCTAAGGTAGCAGGCGGACTTTCCTCACTGCGCAAGCAGCGATTCATGTCATTGCTCAATCAGTACCCATGCGTATCATAG
- a CDS encoding nucleoside-diphosphate kinase translates to MATNKTFTMIKPDATGAGNTGKIIDRIIGAGFEIRAMKLTRLTQADAEAFYAIHKERPFFGELVEYMTSGPIVAAILEKDNAVADFRTLIGATNPEEAAEGTIRRDFAKSIAANAVHGSDSDENAAIEGSFFFSKREEV, encoded by the coding sequence ATGGCTACTAACAAGACATTCACTATGATCAAGCCTGACGCTACTGGCGCAGGTAACACTGGAAAGATCATCGACCGTATTATCGGTGCTGGATTTGAAATCCGCGCAATGAAATTGACTCGCTTGACTCAGGCAGACGCTGAGGCATTCTACGCGATCCACAAAGAGCGTCCGTTCTTTGGTGAATTGGTAGAGTACATGACGTCTGGTCCTATCGTTGCAGCGATCCTAGAAAAAGACAACGCAGTTGCCGACTTCCGCACGTTGATCGGAGCTACTAACCCAGAAGAAGCAGCAGAAGGAACTATCCGTCGCGACTTCGCAAAGTCAATCGCGGCAAACGCGGTTCACGGGTCTGATAGCGATGAGAACGCAGCGATTGAAGGCTCATTCTTCTTCAGCAAGCGCGAAGAAGTATAA
- a CDS encoding NADP-dependent isocitrate dehydrogenase → MSKIIYTKTDEAPALATYSFLPMVKAFTAKAGIDVETRDISLAGRILANFPDFLNDNQRIGDALAELGELAKQPEANIIKLPNISASIPQLKAAIAELQQAGYALPDYPEEPENDDEKAIKARYDKIKGSAVNPVLREGNSDRRAPKAVKNYARKHPHSMGAWSSDSKAHVASMSGGDFYGSETSTTISNATSADIVFQGADGSSKTLKSGIALQAGEIIDSARMSMSELRSFLAAQVEDAKAQGILFSLHMKATMMKVSDPIIFGAAVEVFFKDVFDAYANEFEQIGVDVRNGLGDVYAKLGELSADKKEEIEAALAKAIAEGPDLAMVNSDKGITNLHVPSDVIIDASMPAMIRNSGMMWDKDGNTQDAKAVIPDRSYSSVYQATIDFCKENGALDPTTMGSVSNVGLMAQKAEEYGSHDKTFQMSAAGKVQVIADGNVLLEQEVGVGDIFRMCQVKDAPIKDWVGLAIRRARATGSPAVFWLDKNRAHDAELIKKVDAYLPGFDTNGLEIHIMAPEAATKFSLERIAKGQDTISVTGNVLRDYLTDLFPILEVGTSAKMLSIVPLMNGGGLFETGAGGSAPKHVQQLTSQNYLRWDSLGEFLALGVSLEHFAEKDGNNKAAVLSKTLDDATSLFLENDKSPTRRLGGIDNRGSHFYLAMYWAQALAAQDENEELKSIFAPLAASMAAQEEKIVAELNDVQGAPAEIGGYYYMNDDLAGKVMRPSTTLNELVDQF, encoded by the coding sequence ATGTCCAAAATAATTTACACCAAGACCGATGAGGCACCGGCTCTTGCGACTTATAGCTTTTTGCCAATGGTCAAAGCTTTCACAGCGAAAGCAGGAATCGATGTTGAAACTCGCGACATCTCATTGGCAGGCCGCATCCTTGCGAATTTTCCTGATTTTCTGAATGACAACCAGCGCATCGGTGATGCTTTGGCTGAACTCGGTGAATTAGCAAAACAGCCAGAAGCGAATATTATCAAGCTTCCTAATATCAGTGCTTCTATTCCCCAGTTGAAAGCCGCAATCGCGGAACTGCAACAAGCAGGGTACGCACTTCCTGATTATCCGGAAGAACCAGAAAACGATGATGAAAAAGCCATCAAGGCTCGCTACGATAAGATCAAAGGTTCAGCTGTGAACCCTGTCCTTCGTGAAGGAAACAGCGATCGTCGTGCACCGAAGGCGGTAAAGAACTATGCACGCAAGCACCCACACTCAATGGGAGCATGGTCGAGCGACAGCAAAGCGCACGTGGCTAGTATGAGCGGTGGAGATTTCTACGGTTCTGAAACAAGTACCACCATCTCGAATGCTACATCAGCAGATATCGTATTCCAAGGAGCGGATGGCTCATCAAAAACATTGAAGTCAGGAATAGCACTTCAGGCAGGTGAGATCATTGACTCTGCGCGCATGAGCATGAGCGAACTTCGTTCATTCCTTGCCGCTCAGGTGGAAGATGCGAAAGCTCAAGGCATCTTGTTCTCGCTACACATGAAAGCGACCATGATGAAGGTCAGTGACCCGATCATCTTCGGAGCAGCGGTTGAAGTATTCTTTAAAGATGTCTTCGATGCGTACGCAAACGAATTCGAGCAGATTGGAGTGGATGTCCGCAACGGACTTGGTGATGTTTACGCTAAGCTCGGTGAGCTTTCTGCTGATAAGAAAGAAGAAATTGAAGCTGCGTTGGCTAAGGCTATCGCCGAAGGGCCAGACCTTGCCATGGTAAACTCTGATAAAGGTATTACCAACCTGCATGTACCTAGTGACGTGATTATCGATGCTTCGATGCCTGCGATGATTCGCAACTCGGGAATGATGTGGGACAAAGACGGAAACACGCAAGATGCGAAGGCAGTAATTCCAGACCGTTCTTACTCTAGCGTTTACCAGGCGACGATCGATTTCTGTAAAGAAAACGGAGCACTTGACCCAACAACCATGGGAAGCGTGAGCAACGTTGGTCTTATGGCTCAGAAAGCCGAAGAATACGGTTCCCACGACAAGACATTCCAGATGTCTGCCGCAGGTAAAGTTCAAGTTATTGCTGATGGAAACGTACTTCTAGAACAAGAAGTAGGCGTGGGAGATATCTTCCGCATGTGCCAGGTGAAGGATGCTCCGATCAAGGATTGGGTAGGTCTTGCCATTCGTCGTGCACGTGCCACAGGATCACCTGCTGTTTTCTGGCTAGACAAAAACCGCGCACACGACGCAGAGTTGATCAAGAAGGTAGATGCATACCTCCCAGGATTTGACACTAACGGATTGGAGATCCACATTATGGCTCCAGAAGCGGCAACGAAGTTCAGCTTGGAACGCATTGCCAAAGGTCAAGACACTATCTCGGTAACAGGGAACGTACTTCGTGATTACTTGACTGACCTCTTCCCTATTCTTGAGGTGGGTACGTCTGCTAAGATGCTTTCGATTGTTCCGTTGATGAACGGTGGTGGTTTGTTCGAAACAGGAGCTGGAGGATCTGCGCCTAAGCACGTTCAACAGCTTACTTCACAAAACTACCTGCGTTGGGATAGCTTAGGTGAATTCCTTGCACTGGGAGTAAGCCTAGAGCACTTCGCTGAAAAGGATGGCAACAACAAAGCTGCAGTACTTTCAAAGACCCTTGATGACGCGACTTCTCTATTCCTAGAAAACGACAAGAGTCCAACGCGACGTCTCGGGGGAATTGATAACCGTGGTTCTCACTTCTACTTGGCTATGTACTGGGCACAGGCTCTTGCAGCGCAAGATGAAAACGAAGAACTCAAGTCAATCTTTGCTCCTTTGGCAGCTTCTATGGCAGCTCAAGAAGAGAAGATCGTTGCAGAATTGAATGATGTTCAAGGAGCACCTGCTGAAATTGGTGGGTACTACTACATGAACGACGACCTCGCTGGTAAAGTGATGCGTCCTTCTACTACGCTCAATGAGCTTGTAGATCAGTTCTAA
- a CDS encoding ATP-dependent DNA helicase, giving the protein MKQDDVELRQRLMTAFPYEPTLGQAHLLHAFSKFLYSDKPRCALLIKGYAGTGKTTITGTIVKVLRDLRRKTVLMAPTGRAAKVLASFSEHPAYTIHRTIYVKRGGGGSGISFSLAPNRRKNAVFIVDEASMIGESTGMQGGQFEYRDLMEDLMEYVFSGENCRLILIGDSAQLPPVGSDDSPALRLDYLRGNYHLTVAEMELNEVVRQELDSGILFNANTLRVQLQQGQEGFPQLYSENFPDLIRLGGYDLQETLESLYSKYTEEGVIVVTRSNKRANQFNQQIRQRILWREDEIAAGDMLMVVKNNYHWLEEFKDAPTSFIANGDSLEVLKIVGYTDRYGARFADVSVRLIDYPDFPPFEVKIMLDILMLEQASMSFGDSKILYETIALDYVHLGTKRAIHEAVMKDPFYNALQVKFAYAVTCHKSQGGQWPAVIVDQGYLTEEMLDVSLLRWFYTAFTRAQSELYLLNFTDAFFAD; this is encoded by the coding sequence ATGAAGCAAGATGATGTAGAACTGCGCCAACGGCTAATGACGGCCTTTCCTTATGAACCGACCCTCGGTCAGGCGCATCTGCTGCATGCTTTTTCCAAGTTTCTTTACTCTGACAAACCACGATGCGCACTGCTCATCAAAGGTTATGCAGGTACCGGTAAGACGACCATCACCGGTACCATAGTGAAGGTGCTTCGTGACCTGAGACGCAAGACGGTACTCATGGCGCCTACAGGTCGTGCTGCAAAAGTGCTCGCATCATTTTCAGAGCACCCAGCTTACACCATTCATCGAACGATCTATGTCAAGCGAGGCGGTGGGGGGTCAGGTATTTCTTTTTCGCTAGCGCCGAATCGCAGAAAGAACGCCGTGTTCATCGTTGATGAGGCCTCGATGATTGGCGAATCTACTGGGATGCAAGGTGGTCAGTTCGAATACCGTGATTTGATGGAAGACCTCATGGAGTATGTCTTCAGCGGTGAAAATTGTCGTTTGATTCTAATTGGTGATAGCGCTCAGCTCCCTCCGGTCGGAAGCGATGATTCCCCTGCGCTGCGACTAGACTACCTGCGAGGGAACTACCACCTCACCGTAGCAGAGATGGAATTGAACGAAGTCGTCCGCCAAGAGCTTGATTCAGGAATCCTTTTCAATGCCAATACTCTTCGGGTGCAGTTGCAACAGGGACAGGAAGGATTCCCTCAATTGTACAGTGAGAATTTTCCAGACTTAATTCGCCTCGGAGGATATGACCTTCAAGAGACATTGGAGTCACTCTACAGTAAGTACACTGAAGAAGGAGTCATCGTTGTGACACGTTCCAACAAGCGAGCAAATCAATTCAATCAGCAGATCCGTCAACGCATCCTTTGGCGCGAAGATGAGATTGCTGCGGGTGATATGCTCATGGTAGTGAAGAACAACTACCACTGGTTGGAAGAGTTCAAAGACGCTCCAACCTCATTCATTGCTAATGGAGATAGCCTCGAGGTATTGAAGATTGTAGGATATACTGATCGCTACGGAGCGCGCTTTGCTGATGTGTCGGTCCGATTAATCGATTACCCGGATTTTCCCCCTTTCGAGGTTAAGATCATGCTAGACATTCTGATGCTCGAACAGGCCAGCATGAGCTTCGGAGATTCGAAGATTCTCTATGAGACCATTGCTCTTGATTACGTGCACTTAGGAACGAAACGTGCCATTCACGAGGCAGTGATGAAAGACCCTTTCTACAACGCCCTTCAAGTGAAGTTTGCCTATGCGGTCACTTGCCACAAGTCTCAAGGTGGACAATGGCCAGCGGTGATCGTTGATCAAGGCTACTTAACCGAAGAAATGTTGGATGTTTCGTTGCTTCGCTGGTTCTATACCGCCTTTACCCGTGCACAGTCTGAGCTCTATCTGCTGAATTTCACAGACGCCTTTTTCGCCGATTAG